The following proteins are co-located in the Nocardioides piscis genome:
- a CDS encoding NAD-dependent epimerase/dehydratase family protein, translated as MQTLVTGGAGFIGRRLVRYLTDMGHEVVVVDAGFTGRLAELPSSCTLVERDIADLSDSDWDGLLDGCDLVFHLAARKYRTPGVSAEQLLATNVNATWRLAGAAARARVQRVVFTSSLYAYGALGPEVMTESDVPLPRTLYGASKLMGEHVLRTVGLEHGLAWNCARLFFIYGPGQHADGGYKSVIVTNFERMAAGLAPTICGDGEQSLDYVFVDDAVEALWRLACAEATGQIVNVASGVPRTINALTTTMQEVAGTGLDFEELPADWTAGTARVGDPSRCHDIFGWAVTTNLPTGLAKTWESLVP; from the coding sequence ATGCAAACCCTTGTCACCGGGGGGGCAGGGTTCATCGGGCGTCGTCTGGTGCGATACCTGACTGACATGGGCCACGAGGTCGTCGTCGTGGACGCGGGGTTCACTGGCCGCCTTGCCGAGCTGCCGTCGAGTTGCACGCTGGTCGAGCGTGACATCGCGGACTTGTCCGACTCGGACTGGGACGGCCTCCTCGACGGGTGCGATCTGGTGTTCCACTTGGCGGCGCGCAAGTACCGCACGCCCGGTGTGTCGGCCGAGCAGCTGCTCGCCACGAATGTCAACGCCACCTGGCGGTTGGCCGGCGCAGCCGCACGCGCCAGGGTTCAGCGGGTCGTCTTCACCTCGAGCCTCTACGCCTACGGCGCTTTGGGTCCTGAGGTCATGACCGAGAGCGACGTCCCGCTTCCCCGCACGCTGTATGGCGCGTCCAAGCTGATGGGTGAGCACGTGCTGCGCACCGTCGGTCTCGAGCACGGCCTCGCGTGGAACTGTGCCCGGCTCTTCTTCATCTATGGTCCGGGCCAGCACGCAGACGGCGGCTACAAGTCGGTCATCGTCACCAACTTCGAGCGCATGGCTGCTGGCTTGGCGCCCACGATCTGCGGTGACGGCGAGCAGTCGCTTGACTACGTCTTCGTCGACGACGCCGTCGAAGCTCTGTGGCGGCTCGCGTGCGCCGAGGCCACCGGACAGATCGTCAACGTCGCGTCGGGCGTCCCCCGAACCATCAACGCGCTCACCACGACCATGCAGGAGGTAGCCGGCACGGGACTCGACTTTGAGGAGCTGCCGGCAGACTGGACCGCAGGCACAGCGCGAGTGGGCGATCCGAGCCGCTGCCACGACATCTTCGGGTGGGCCGTGACCACCAACCTCCCCACGGGTCTGGCAAAGACGTGGGAAAGTCTGGTCCCGTGA
- a CDS encoding NAD-dependent epimerase/dehydratase family protein — protein sequence MRVMVTGAAGFIGSHVTERLVSQGHTVLAVDCFLDESYSSAAKRNTWQQIMALPGVHGLELDLRNELPPGLLEEIDVVINEAAMPGLMRSWSDFALYSTCNVHVVEQLARACTQADVHLVQVSTSSVYGRDAVGDESTPTAPNSPYGVTKLAAEELLRAYRRSRGLDFTILRYFSVYGPRQRPDMAYRLLIDAVAEGRELEIFGDGLQTRTNTYVGDCAEATVSAAQRRPAGETINIAGPERATLLDAVRHIEEHVGRPAMLVHRDPRPGDQRHTGGVTGKAERLLDWRPKMSLRLGLGEQVAWQAAMR from the coding sequence ATGCGCGTCATGGTCACCGGAGCAGCCGGTTTCATCGGCAGCCACGTCACCGAACGTCTCGTCAGCCAGGGCCACACCGTGCTCGCGGTCGACTGCTTCTTGGATGAGTCATACTCCTCCGCCGCCAAGCGCAACACCTGGCAACAGATCATGGCCCTGCCCGGAGTGCACGGCCTCGAGCTCGACCTGCGCAACGAGCTACCGCCAGGTCTGCTCGAGGAGATCGACGTGGTCATCAACGAGGCCGCAATGCCTGGACTGATGCGCAGCTGGAGCGACTTCGCCCTCTACTCGACCTGCAACGTGCACGTGGTCGAACAGCTGGCCCGGGCCTGCACGCAGGCCGACGTCCACCTCGTCCAGGTGTCCACCTCTTCCGTCTACGGTCGGGATGCGGTGGGTGACGAGTCCACCCCGACCGCGCCCAACTCCCCCTACGGCGTGACGAAGCTGGCCGCTGAGGAACTGCTGCGCGCCTACAGGCGCAGCCGTGGCCTCGACTTCACGATCCTGCGCTACTTCTCCGTCTATGGTCCCCGGCAGCGTCCCGACATGGCCTACCGCCTGCTCATCGACGCTGTCGCCGAGGGCCGCGAGCTGGAGATCTTCGGTGACGGACTGCAGACCCGGACCAACACCTACGTCGGCGACTGCGCCGAGGCCACCGTCTCGGCTGCGCAGCGCCGCCCCGCCGGTGAGACCATCAACATTGCCGGACCCGAGCGGGCGACCCTGCTGGACGCGGTTCGCCACATCGAGGAACACGTGGGCCGGCCGGCCATGCTCGTCCACCGGGACCCGCGGCCCGGGGACCAGCGCCACACAGGTGGCGTGACCGGCAAGGCGGAGCGCTTGCTGGACTGGCGTCCGAAGATGAGCCTGCGCTTGGGTCTGGGGGAGCAGGTCGCTTGGCAGGCGGCGATGCGCTAG
- a CDS encoding GNAT family N-acetyltransferase: protein MLWRVRTTLPDRPGALAVLADECGRSGVNILAMQVFPGVESVTDDLVLEVPSDWRTDDVAALVERAGARSVVSHPCTEAALVDQPTRYVEAARSILSQPARFPEVVAALFNAGAEEEVGSQVVSDSMEMTVGDVSVSIHRRAPFTATEHARGMAMAGLVSDVLRRSSPTTPSGASGRRLGAGAIPDYAATSHGVVATVEGATVGRAVLAEHVSPGRRRLALEVDPGWRRRGIGSRLLLEAARAALGLGDDELVLETGADNLAVLPMVLGSGLRGRIRMSGDVLSVRVPLRDLKPARH, encoded by the coding sequence ATGTTGTGGCGAGTGAGGACGACCCTGCCGGACCGACCGGGCGCCCTGGCGGTGCTGGCGGACGAGTGCGGGAGGTCGGGGGTCAACATCCTGGCGATGCAGGTGTTCCCCGGCGTCGAGTCCGTCACCGACGACCTGGTCCTCGAGGTGCCCTCCGACTGGCGCACGGACGACGTGGCCGCCCTGGTCGAGCGGGCCGGCGCTCGATCGGTGGTCTCGCACCCGTGCACGGAGGCGGCGCTCGTCGACCAGCCGACGCGCTACGTGGAGGCGGCGCGCTCCATCCTGAGCCAGCCTGCCCGCTTCCCCGAGGTGGTTGCGGCGCTGTTCAACGCCGGGGCCGAGGAGGAGGTGGGGTCGCAGGTCGTCAGCGACTCCATGGAGATGACGGTCGGGGACGTCTCGGTGTCGATCCACCGTCGAGCGCCCTTCACGGCGACCGAGCACGCCCGCGGCATGGCGATGGCGGGACTCGTCAGCGACGTGCTGCGGCGCAGCAGCCCGACGACCCCGTCGGGGGCGTCCGGTCGACGGCTGGGCGCGGGCGCCATACCGGACTATGCCGCCACGAGTCACGGGGTCGTGGCGACGGTGGAGGGCGCCACCGTGGGTCGGGCCGTGCTCGCCGAGCACGTGAGTCCTGGGCGGCGCCGGCTGGCCCTCGAGGTGGACCCGGGGTGGCGTCGCCGCGGCATCGGCTCGCGCCTGCTGCTGGAAGCGGCGCGGGCCGCACTGGGCCTGGGCGACGACGAGCTGGTGCTCGAGACCGGCGCGGACAACCTGGCCGTGCTCCCGATGGTCCTCGGTTCCGGGCTGCGGGGTCGGATCCGCATGTCCGGGGACGTGCTGAGCGTCCGCGTTCCACTGAGAGACCTGAAGCCCGCTCGCCACTGA